A single genomic interval of Granulicella tundricola MP5ACTX9 harbors:
- a CDS encoding phage head spike fiber domain-containing protein codes for MISLKNCARLVAGFFIISASNLCAQSNPLVNEGSVPIPGVGHNYINGLSETVNPANGSLSLKVDLPTPKGRGISLPFAFTYNSGSVHRFSSLVAGCGGLDSAPCSYNQPTNTDRANAGGGWSDTLPYVTALAWNVQMVNPAATSSSGSYACSISSAYNFYDMQGEAHPLGLAFLSPPEVSVTGGYDPEDHCDSSQLQSNLHSFTSSQSGGDDEVASAAEANCNGLPSENSDCGEGPSFVATDLNGTQYFFPAGQSGVPGYDPHDVTNNYIYPLAIEDRNGNRLAFNVLPNQTNGGLPITDSVGRTIVSVSSSGASAPGAYPYLGTQANQNNSANTMKPLDYNVGGLSYHLDFTSATASYNPPSVRIVNNPGSTYTCNGYFNISEPGFSVLNSITAPNGSAYNFKYDPTFGLVSEVDYPGGGWVRYKWRLSETFSEAANFDGSQGSGSGGQPIPFSGGCLYEYSIPVIDQRTVGYRQGSSAAITQSFSYSTTWNSVGQWLSKTTTVSTTDNISGQKSQTVYSYGPIGRKVQVNEFGLMAVQLPVETSVKDYDLGIAGSSNSTLLRATTKTWSDQYKLTSKTVQLAGAPSSSEVYCFTGDSDLVTEKDEYGFGVSGPQITPVNGGWSVAASANCGSPTPTRKTLLGYGISSMPCLTAIYDGSTRTAETDVYLDGGSSPCLSGSATTQAVGGLVAGTHDEANYGPSVPARRGNPTTVTQWSNNGSSTTTTAVFDETGQIVSSTDGCGNVACADMPGTAGHTTAYSYADNFTDANASGQTNAYVTSVTRPSPNGVPIVLKYGYRYSDGQVSSVTDANNQTTNYTYADSLNRLTETQGPLDASNGNQRPTTAFTYNDAAPSPSITTKMLLNTGGTQLNSVAVQDGIGHTVQTQVTSDPAGTDYVDTAYTGMGSVYSVSSPHRSGFLPTDGTKLFAYDALGREIHQTNTDGSGEWWCYNGISSGSQPNCIGNASSISQGSWVDHSDETGSHWQHVSDSFGRLAAVIEPSPANGTPFLETDYSYDGLNNLKGVNQIGAPGDAPRSRSFSYDSLSRLITSTNPETGTICYGLWSGSTCSGGYDANGNLQYKTDARGKQTSYTYDALNRLHFKTYSDGTPTAAFGYDGKDENGGAIPSSLNSIGRLSHVSNEVNAAKTLSYDAMGRLTSQTECVPSDCSYDIGVSAGYDLAGNMTSLTYPDGRTVQHGFDAAGRMSSVTNLGFSSNVVNQPYLTVATNGYDAAGHLVAAGFGNGVSMGAGYDNRERLLTLGYGPANAPLWSKQYAWTPNSNLQSQTDLITGVQRQFGYDSLNRLTAAQDIFSNLAVASGSNGNTGSTTTSGSGAAETPGGSGAVPQWTNPDDSNLLAELGASQPGWTYTNATVATNAATGPDGLMSAAVVTATSGSQDTYISGTVPNASSYSLETMTGSVWLRSTSGTQTVNLYLVDLSPGNFGIAGWRQVQLTPSWQQYQVTGSMPAALNVISWQIGGGATVSNGQSFMVWNPMLEDEGIAGSSVTNFLPYSQRFSGSTWAANGVSVADNSVTAPDGQKTGATITSTGNGQIDGLVQSPLPYSGLTITGSVWMRVPSGSLSVDLGLYETGSSGFAALNATIVNVTSDWQRFAVTGVTQGSLSLLALQVGGNGHMLAGQVVQVWGAQVEAAATAGPYVATAGIPATINTSFTNLLPYSQTPTGPSWSGQTITTATNSTTAPDGSITAAQISATGADSYLVDSAANPGLYDGATVTGSVYLRSTGGSQTLNLYLFTMNASGRTYFSPQTVNLNSTWQRFQITASLPTGLTALVLQIGGAGSLQSGQVFDVWGAQLEVASHPGPYIATTTLPVLTGTQLTNILPNSQQLNGPNWFLSAGSIAGISGAAPDGTNTASTFVASPNSGDSYLAALAPNPSLYDGETVTASVYLRSNSGTQPINLYLTEIGDQGWQVANSVNLNLSSSWQRVAVTGSLMNGLTNLALQIGGGGSIQNGQGFQVWGPQLVEGSDPAPYTQTTTTTTVIATGQSGTPVPNGLNESYAYDSFGNITKNGSFNASYTANNQMFGYSYDAAGNLLSDGYNVMTWDAESRMLTAGGATYVYDAEGQRVEKQGVGVTDTVYFGGQPIARLSAGQWTDLIYGPNGLLAEVPGTQNGAPVYHVTDQLGTTAGNLLADGTFVNPMDYRPFGGVFSGNTNDPYLFTGKERDAESGLDYFPARYYGSNMGRWMSPDPIPWLGWQHPPEGSSEEEEEESHKKFEEWIGNPQNLNMYAYVNNNPMSHTDPTGMAGCQAGDKKFSTCTITVTYDPKTSKGTLTVTGQNKGDAAPTTLLTASVVVGGDGHVTPTGTFTAKSWEKDHVSTLYGNSANTPWSKTALGGNAFGPYQLHIKELDGRGIFIHGTMGPGWSPTTWGNALFLSPTSHGCIRMCNRDDIDLHSIMPNPAGNKIIIGTTP; via the coding sequence ATGATTTCTCTGAAAAACTGCGCACGTCTTGTTGCAGGTTTCTTCATCATCTCCGCATCCAACTTATGTGCCCAGAGCAACCCTCTGGTGAATGAGGGTTCCGTTCCGATACCTGGCGTAGGTCACAACTACATCAACGGCCTTTCGGAAACTGTTAATCCAGCAAATGGTTCATTATCACTTAAGGTCGATCTGCCCACGCCAAAAGGAAGAGGAATCTCTCTTCCTTTTGCTTTCACCTACAACTCAGGTTCTGTGCATCGCTTCTCATCCCTTGTTGCTGGCTGCGGCGGTTTAGACTCGGCACCATGTTCTTACAACCAGCCAACAAACACTGACCGCGCAAACGCGGGAGGAGGATGGAGCGACACACTCCCGTACGTCACTGCTTTAGCTTGGAACGTTCAAATGGTCAATCCAGCGGCCACCAGCAGCAGCGGGTCATATGCTTGCTCCATCTCGTCCGCTTACAATTTCTACGACATGCAGGGAGAGGCGCATCCGCTCGGTCTAGCTTTCCTGTCGCCGCCTGAAGTCTCGGTAACCGGCGGTTATGATCCGGAGGACCACTGTGATTCTTCGCAGCTTCAAAGTAACCTTCACAGTTTTACATCATCGCAATCGGGAGGGGATGACGAAGTCGCCTCCGCAGCTGAAGCGAACTGCAATGGCCTTCCGTCGGAGAATAGCGACTGCGGGGAGGGACCCTCGTTTGTAGCCACTGATCTTAACGGCACTCAGTATTTCTTTCCAGCTGGCCAAAGCGGGGTGCCTGGATATGATCCGCATGATGTAACGAATAACTACATCTATCCTCTCGCCATCGAAGATAGAAACGGCAATCGACTTGCCTTCAATGTACTTCCGAATCAAACAAACGGCGGTCTGCCAATAACGGATAGCGTGGGTAGAACTATCGTTTCGGTATCTTCCTCGGGCGCATCTGCGCCGGGAGCCTATCCCTACCTTGGTACTCAAGCAAATCAAAACAACAGCGCAAACACGATGAAACCTCTCGACTACAATGTTGGGGGCCTAAGTTACCACCTTGATTTTACATCTGCAACCGCGTCCTATAATCCTCCCTCGGTTCGAATCGTCAACAATCCTGGTTCCACATATACATGCAACGGCTATTTCAATATAAGTGAGCCGGGATTCTCAGTTCTGAATTCCATCACCGCGCCGAATGGATCGGCATATAACTTCAAATATGACCCAACATTTGGGTTAGTTAGCGAAGTAGATTATCCTGGCGGTGGTTGGGTAAGGTACAAGTGGAGACTAAGCGAAACATTCTCTGAGGCTGCGAATTTCGATGGAAGTCAGGGCTCGGGGTCCGGTGGTCAGCCGATACCTTTCTCTGGCGGTTGCTTATACGAATATTCAATCCCAGTCATCGACCAGAGAACTGTAGGGTATCGTCAAGGCTCCTCAGCGGCGATCACGCAAAGCTTTAGTTATTCGACGACATGGAATTCGGTTGGACAATGGCTTTCTAAGACTACGACGGTATCTACCACCGATAACATCAGCGGTCAGAAATCTCAAACCGTCTACTCCTACGGTCCGATCGGTAGAAAAGTACAAGTAAACGAGTTTGGATTGATGGCAGTTCAATTGCCCGTTGAAACTAGTGTCAAAGACTATGATCTGGGAATTGCGGGCTCATCTAATTCGACTCTATTGCGGGCTACGACTAAAACGTGGTCCGACCAGTACAAATTGACGAGCAAAACTGTTCAACTGGCGGGAGCACCCTCGTCGTCTGAAGTTTACTGCTTTACCGGTGACTCGGACCTGGTTACAGAAAAAGACGAGTATGGATTTGGAGTAAGCGGGCCTCAAATAACGCCTGTCAACGGTGGTTGGTCGGTTGCGGCTAGTGCAAATTGTGGGTCACCTACACCCACCCGTAAAACCCTTTTAGGGTATGGGATTTCCTCAATGCCCTGTTTGACAGCCATCTACGATGGATCAACTCGCACAGCGGAGACAGACGTTTACTTGGATGGTGGGTCGTCACCTTGCCTGAGTGGCAGCGCCACCACGCAGGCTGTCGGTGGTCTGGTTGCTGGTACCCACGATGAAGCAAATTATGGTCCCTCAGTCCCCGCGCGACGCGGCAATCCAACCACCGTCACGCAATGGTCCAATAACGGATCGTCAACGACCACGACAGCGGTCTTCGACGAGACAGGCCAGATCGTTTCGAGTACCGACGGCTGCGGTAACGTTGCTTGCGCTGATATGCCCGGCACGGCGGGACACACGACTGCATACTCCTACGCCGATAACTTCACAGATGCTAATGCTTCGGGACAGACGAATGCTTACGTCACGTCTGTAACACGCCCTTCGCCGAACGGCGTGCCCATAGTTTTGAAGTACGGCTATCGCTATTCCGATGGTCAGGTTTCGAGTGTAACCGACGCAAACAACCAGACGACTAACTACACGTATGCGGACTCGTTGAATCGGCTCACGGAGACTCAGGGACCATTGGACGCAAGCAACGGAAACCAGCGGCCAACAACAGCATTTACTTACAACGATGCCGCACCCTCACCCAGCATCACGACTAAGATGCTGCTCAACACGGGCGGTACGCAACTCAACAGCGTGGCGGTTCAGGACGGCATCGGCCATACTGTTCAGACGCAGGTTACATCTGACCCAGCAGGCACTGACTATGTGGACACCGCTTACACCGGCATGGGATCGGTCTATTCGGTCAGCAGTCCGCATCGGAGCGGCTTCCTCCCCACGGACGGTACCAAACTTTTTGCTTATGACGCCCTTGGCCGGGAGATTCATCAAACAAACACAGACGGATCCGGCGAATGGTGGTGTTACAACGGCATTAGCTCGGGCTCACAGCCCAATTGCATCGGTAACGCCAGTTCGATCTCGCAGGGCTCTTGGGTCGATCACTCCGATGAGACCGGCTCACACTGGCAGCATGTTTCAGACTCGTTTGGCCGGTTGGCGGCCGTGATAGAGCCTAGCCCGGCTAACGGAACTCCATTTCTTGAGACTGACTATTCGTATGACGGCCTCAATAATTTAAAAGGCGTGAATCAAATCGGAGCTCCTGGCGACGCACCGCGGTCCCGCAGCTTCTCATACGATTCTCTGTCGCGTCTCATCACCTCTACCAACCCCGAGACCGGCACCATCTGCTACGGGCTTTGGAGCGGCTCTACTTGCTCAGGTGGCTACGATGCGAACGGCAATCTTCAATACAAGACTGATGCACGGGGAAAGCAGACCTCCTACACATACGATGCTTTGAACCGGCTTCACTTCAAGACCTATTCAGATGGAACGCCGACGGCTGCATTTGGTTACGACGGTAAGGATGAGAATGGAGGGGCCATTCCGTCTTCTCTGAATTCCATCGGGCGGTTGTCTCACGTTTCGAATGAGGTGAACGCCGCGAAGACGTTGTCCTATGACGCGATGGGAAGATTGACTAGCCAGACGGAGTGCGTTCCTAGCGATTGCTCCTACGATATCGGAGTTTCTGCGGGATACGACCTCGCCGGGAATATGACATCCCTTACCTATCCGGACGGTCGCACGGTGCAGCATGGGTTCGATGCGGCGGGACGTATGTCCTCGGTTACGAATCTCGGGTTTAGTTCAAATGTGGTCAACCAACCGTATCTCACGGTCGCGACGAACGGTTACGACGCCGCTGGCCACCTCGTGGCGGCTGGGTTCGGCAATGGTGTGTCGATGGGTGCGGGTTACGACAATCGGGAACGCCTACTGACTCTGGGGTACGGTCCGGCGAATGCGCCTCTCTGGTCAAAGCAGTATGCCTGGACTCCCAACAGCAATCTTCAAAGTCAGACGGATCTGATTACTGGCGTTCAACGCCAGTTTGGCTACGATAGCCTGAATAGGTTGACGGCGGCGCAGGACATATTCTCGAATCTCGCCGTCGCGAGTGGATCGAATGGCAACACTGGCTCCACCACAACAAGCGGTAGCGGTGCGGCGGAAACACCGGGCGGTAGCGGAGCTGTTCCACAGTGGACCAATCCCGACGATTCAAACCTACTTGCGGAGCTTGGCGCATCCCAGCCTGGTTGGACGTACACGAATGCGACCGTGGCTACAAACGCCGCGACTGGGCCTGATGGCCTGATGAGCGCAGCGGTTGTGACGGCAACCTCCGGCTCACAAGACACTTATATCAGCGGGACAGTCCCTAATGCGAGCAGTTACAGCCTCGAAACGATGACGGGTTCTGTATGGCTACGAAGCACTTCGGGCACCCAGACGGTCAATCTCTATTTGGTTGATCTGTCCCCGGGTAATTTTGGGATCGCTGGCTGGAGACAGGTCCAACTTACGCCTAGCTGGCAGCAGTATCAGGTGACGGGATCGATGCCAGCTGCTCTAAATGTTATCTCTTGGCAGATCGGAGGGGGCGCAACAGTGAGCAATGGCCAGAGCTTCATGGTCTGGAATCCCATGCTGGAAGACGAAGGTATAGCTGGATCAAGCGTTACAAACTTTCTGCCTTATTCTCAGCGCTTCTCGGGGTCTACTTGGGCAGCGAATGGTGTATCAGTTGCCGATAATTCTGTCACCGCGCCCGATGGTCAGAAGACCGGCGCAACAATAACCTCCACTGGCAACGGCCAAATTGACGGTCTTGTTCAAAGCCCTCTCCCCTACAGTGGGCTGACTATCACCGGTTCAGTGTGGATGCGAGTGCCGAGCGGCAGCCTTAGTGTGGACTTAGGTCTCTATGAGACGGGTTCATCTGGTTTTGCGGCCCTGAACGCAACGATTGTGAATGTGACCTCGGATTGGCAAAGATTTGCTGTGACAGGGGTGACACAGGGTAGCCTTTCGCTGCTCGCACTTCAGGTCGGCGGCAATGGTCATATGTTAGCCGGCCAAGTTGTGCAAGTTTGGGGGGCGCAGGTGGAGGCTGCGGCTACAGCCGGTCCCTACGTCGCGACAGCGGGGATTCCAGCAACTATCAATACGAGTTTTACCAACCTCCTTCCGTATTCGCAGACCCCGACCGGTCCAAGTTGGTCTGGCCAGACCATAACGACCGCTACAAACAGCACTACCGCGCCAGACGGTTCGATCACAGCTGCACAGATATCGGCTACGGGAGCAGACTCGTATTTGGTAGATAGCGCTGCTAATCCCGGCCTCTATGACGGGGCCACTGTCACAGGTTCTGTCTACCTACGTTCCACAGGTGGTTCGCAAACTCTGAACCTTTATCTCTTCACGATGAACGCCTCCGGTAGGACTTATTTCAGTCCGCAAACGGTAAACCTGAACTCCACATGGCAGCGCTTCCAGATCACGGCCAGCCTTCCAACTGGTTTGACGGCTCTCGTATTACAGATTGGGGGCGCAGGCTCATTACAAAGTGGACAGGTCTTCGATGTTTGGGGGGCTCAGCTGGAAGTGGCATCCCATCCAGGACCTTACATCGCAACTACAACGCTCCCGGTTCTCACCGGCACACAATTGACGAACATACTACCCAACTCTCAGCAACTCAATGGGCCTAACTGGTTCCTCAGTGCCGGGAGCATCGCTGGCATTTCCGGGGCTGCGCCTGATGGTACGAACACAGCCTCCACTTTTGTTGCGTCTCCGAATTCAGGCGACAGCTACCTCGCCGCCTTGGCTCCCAACCCGTCCCTCTACGATGGAGAAACCGTTACGGCGTCCGTCTATCTCCGCTCAAACTCAGGCACTCAACCTATCAATCTCTATCTTACTGAGATTGGCGATCAAGGCTGGCAAGTTGCGAACTCGGTCAATCTTAATCTTTCCTCATCATGGCAGCGCGTTGCTGTTACTGGCAGCCTTATGAATGGTCTGACGAATCTCGCTTTACAGATTGGGGGCGGCGGATCGATCCAAAATGGTCAGGGGTTTCAAGTCTGGGGTCCTCAGTTGGTCGAAGGCAGTGATCCCGCCCCATACACGCAGACAACCACCACGACTACGGTGATCGCCACGGGACAATCAGGAACCCCGGTTCCCAATGGCCTGAACGAGAGCTACGCCTACGACTCCTTCGGTAACATCACGAAGAACGGTAGCTTCAACGCCAGCTATACTGCGAACAATCAGATGTTTGGATACTCCTATGATGCTGCCGGGAATCTTTTATCGGACGGCTACAACGTCATGACGTGGGATGCGGAAAGCCGAATGCTCACGGCTGGCGGTGCCACCTATGTCTACGATGCGGAAGGGCAACGAGTTGAGAAGCAGGGTGTTGGAGTGACCGATACTGTTTACTTTGGTGGCCAGCCAATCGCCCGGCTCTCCGCTGGACAGTGGACAGATCTCATTTATGGGCCGAATGGATTGCTAGCCGAGGTGCCGGGCACTCAAAACGGCGCACCCGTCTACCACGTCACGGATCAACTCGGAACCACAGCGGGCAATCTGCTGGCCGATGGAACGTTCGTCAACCCCATGGATTACCGGCCATTTGGTGGCGTGTTTTCCGGCAATACGAACGATCCATATTTGTTCACCGGCAAAGAACGCGACGCCGAGTCAGGACTCGACTACTTCCCGGCCCGCTACTACGGATCGAATATGGGGAGATGGATGTCGCCTGATCCTATCCCGTGGTTGGGCTGGCAACATCCTCCCGAAGGCAGTAGCGAGGAAGAGGAAGAAGAGTCCCACAAGAAGTTCGAGGAGTGGATCGGAAATCCTCAGAACCTCAACATGTATGCCTATGTGAACAACAATCCGATGAGCCACACCGATCCAACCGGAATGGCAGGGTGTCAGGCTGGCGATAAGAAGTTCAGCACTTGCACGATCACGGTAACCTACGACCCCAAAACGTCGAAGGGGACGCTCACCGTCACCGGGCAAAATAAAGGCGACGCAGCTCCGACCACGCTTCTAACCGCGAGTGTCGTAGTTGGCGGCGACGGCCATGTGACGCCGACCGGAACGTTTACGGCGAAGAGTTGGGAGAAGGATCACGTCTCGACCTTGTATGGGAACTCGGCGAATACGCCGTGGAGCAAAACAGCGCTTGGCGGCAATGCCTTCGGGCCGTACCAGCTTCACATCAAGGAGCTAGACGGTAGAGGCATCTTCATCCACGGAACGATGGGGCCAGGCTGGAGTCCAACAACCTGGGGTAATGCTCTCTTCCTAAGCCCGACTTCTCACGGCTGCATACGCATGTGTAACCGTGACGACATAGACCTGCACAGCATCATGCCGAACCCAGCCGGGAACAAGATCATCATCGGCACCACGCCATAG
- a CDS encoding DUF3761 domain-containing protein: protein MLSRTSLLAALLLFPLALSSQQPTQNPQPTPAPPTAPATTTGPASGTHYTNIDGQRVHTPMRAPSAPSGATAKCSDGTYSFSQHARGTCSHHGGVGLWLTH, encoded by the coding sequence ATGCTGAGTAGGACCTCGCTTTTAGCCGCACTTTTGTTGTTCCCGTTGGCGTTGAGTTCGCAGCAACCAACGCAGAACCCGCAGCCGACTCCTGCCCCGCCCACGGCTCCCGCAACCACCACTGGTCCCGCCTCGGGCACCCACTACACCAACATAGACGGCCAGCGGGTCCACACTCCGATGCGGGCACCCTCGGCACCGTCCGGGGCGACTGCGAAGTGTTCAGATGGGACCTACAGCTTTAGCCAACACGCCCGAGGGACTTGCTCTCATCACGGGGGTGTGGGATTGTGGTTGACTCACTGA
- a CDS encoding lysozyme has product MYNFIYSKDGLALTESFEGVRLTAYQDQGGVWTIGYGHTGADVHSGLTITLTQAEQFLLADVRHASDTVNRLVTWAGLDQMVFDSLVDFAFNAGCGAFAGSMLLKDLNAGKLAEAAHQFEAWDHVSGQVVAGLLRRRLAEEKLFDSGVAA; this is encoded by the coding sequence ATGTACAACTTCATTTACAGCAAGGATGGACTCGCCCTCACCGAGTCCTTTGAAGGCGTGCGCCTCACGGCGTATCAGGATCAAGGCGGCGTGTGGACTATCGGCTACGGTCATACCGGAGCGGACGTTCATTCCGGCCTGACCATAACCCTCACGCAAGCAGAGCAGTTCCTTCTAGCCGACGTGAGACACGCTAGCGACACGGTAAACCGGCTGGTCACATGGGCTGGTCTCGATCAGATGGTCTTCGATAGTCTGGTTGACTTCGCCTTCAACGCGGGGTGCGGAGCCTTTGCCGGGTCAATGCTACTGAAGGACCTCAACGCCGGGAAGCTGGCTGAGGCGGCTCACCAGTTTGAGGCCTGGGATCATGTCAGCGGTCAGGTGGTGGCTGGGCTGCTGAGGCGTCGTCTGGCGGAGGAGAAGCTGTTCGATTCTGGTGTGGCTGCGTAG
- a CDS encoding KH domain-containing protein: protein MVDIERTGAALSEIIKLMVGRPNEVVLSIATTELGKVVYRVTVATDDVGSIIGKNGRTATSLRNVLHVIALRTDLKISLEIVP from the coding sequence ATGGTAGACATTGAACGAACAGGAGCGGCGCTTTCGGAAATAATCAAGCTCATGGTGGGCCGACCCAATGAGGTGGTGCTTTCCATCGCCACCACGGAGCTGGGCAAGGTTGTTTATCGCGTCACCGTTGCAACGGACGACGTGGGAAGCATCATCGGTAAGAATGGGCGAACGGCTACTTCGCTCCGCAACGTCTTGCACGTAATCGCCCTGCGGACCGACCTAAAAATTAGCTTAGAAATCGTCCCGTAG
- a CDS encoding tyrosine-type recombinase/integrase, which produces MANRKVAVYKQVRVGGVWDAGKREWQGGVWVKCPPWVNPSNNKPENDKVLVRGKMEVHPEGDWGIFFYEGTKRRWKKIGPKYNLAKNAADIKELALRGLSVGLKVEEADEKTLLKTAIASFLDPATNRPSAKWRPKTLALFTYDLEEFRRFVKKQYVEDLTSDDLHNFVDWIVRTPEQSDREHAHKTRKLRTQRTAVNKVAEVNQFYRWFMDLPPGKGLVKMEEFRDDDENDEPIIFQTEELEKFFAACKPAEHLLFTTFLRTGLRKGEMMNLAWRWVDLRYGIITVRNNKTTGHKTKTGKSRTIPILPDLLLRLTAHKEAATKLNQGADTDLVFCTRSGKPNDKMWDLCKKIAKRSGQDPSIFFVHRFRATYATNCLRGGMDVKSVQVLLGHSHKDFTSTSRYLAAAVTGDLKERFIAAQAKAGY; this is translated from the coding sequence GTGGCGAACAGGAAAGTGGCGGTTTACAAGCAGGTGCGCGTCGGCGGCGTCTGGGACGCGGGCAAACGGGAGTGGCAGGGTGGCGTGTGGGTGAAGTGTCCGCCGTGGGTGAACCCGAGCAATAACAAGCCGGAAAACGATAAGGTTCTGGTTAGGGGCAAGATGGAGGTTCACCCCGAGGGTGACTGGGGGATCTTCTTCTACGAGGGCACGAAACGCCGCTGGAAGAAGATTGGGCCGAAGTACAACCTCGCCAAGAACGCAGCGGACATCAAGGAACTCGCCCTTCGGGGCCTGTCCGTCGGTTTGAAGGTGGAGGAGGCCGATGAAAAGACCCTACTCAAGACGGCTATCGCGTCATTCTTAGACCCGGCAACCAACCGACCGTCCGCTAAGTGGCGGCCCAAGACCCTCGCGCTCTTCACCTACGACCTTGAAGAGTTCCGACGGTTCGTCAAAAAGCAGTACGTTGAAGACCTAACATCTGACGATCTACACAACTTCGTGGACTGGATAGTCAGAACTCCGGAGCAGTCAGACCGGGAGCACGCCCACAAGACCCGTAAACTCCGCACTCAGCGCACGGCGGTGAACAAGGTCGCGGAGGTGAATCAGTTTTATCGCTGGTTCATGGACCTACCCCCCGGCAAAGGGCTAGTGAAGATGGAGGAGTTCAGGGATGACGACGAGAACGACGAACCCATTATCTTCCAGACTGAAGAGCTGGAGAAGTTCTTCGCTGCGTGCAAGCCAGCCGAACACCTTCTGTTCACCACCTTCCTGCGGACCGGTCTGCGCAAAGGCGAGATGATGAACCTCGCTTGGCGCTGGGTGGATCTCAGGTACGGCATCATCACGGTTCGAAACAATAAGACGACTGGGCATAAAACCAAAACAGGGAAGTCGCGCACTATTCCGATCCTGCCTGATTTGCTCCTCCGCCTGACGGCGCATAAGGAAGCCGCCACGAAGCTGAACCAAGGCGCGGATACTGACCTGGTCTTCTGTACCCGGTCAGGGAAGCCCAATGACAAGATGTGGGACCTTTGCAAGAAGATCGCGAAGCGGTCCGGCCAAGACCCCTCGATTTTCTTCGTTCACCGGTTTAGAGCTACCTACGCCACTAATTGCCTGCGGGGCGGTATGGACGTGAAGTCGGTTCAGGTGCTACTCGGCCACTCACACAAGGACTTCACCAGCACTTCCCGGTACTTGGCGGCTGCCGTAACGGGCGACCTCAAGGAGCGGTTCATAGCTGCTCAGGCGAAGGCCGGATACTGA
- a CDS encoding alpha/beta hydrolase family protein — protein sequence MPRYAASNWGWVALTLIVGGTAAIISRAAFWQKKNEVAIRPPGVRLLLPPQPAQSIAAGDLPYALISCSAYDSLNPNDKKAKRCPNGSADLGDEWQPWIAFPDAELQTEMASVHLRARVWENKSKGLLVVSFGGTEAGSWNDWKSNFRWTQLWQKDEYTVLGSSYVRSFAEELARRRTQPGQEYLGKVTLISTGHSLGAGLAEKFAYSLPAREFGIQHVDTVFAFDTSPVTTFLNTARNVRQENVIGLKIVRIYERGEGLAIVRAIASVVHKPSTVNPEVSQRRYNLFGDDRFGTTNPVASHSIAELAEGLKKVAAGSN from the coding sequence ATGCCAAGGTACGCGGCATCGAACTGGGGCTGGGTTGCGCTCACGCTGATTGTCGGGGGCACTGCCGCAATAATAAGCAGGGCCGCGTTCTGGCAAAAGAAAAATGAAGTGGCGATTAGACCGCCAGGAGTTCGCCTCCTTCTACCCCCTCAACCTGCACAGTCTATCGCGGCTGGGGATCTTCCTTACGCGCTCATTAGCTGCTCTGCCTACGACTCGCTCAATCCAAATGACAAGAAAGCAAAAAGGTGCCCGAACGGCTCCGCCGATTTAGGAGATGAATGGCAGCCCTGGATCGCATTTCCGGATGCAGAGTTGCAAACGGAGATGGCCAGCGTTCACCTGCGAGCCCGCGTTTGGGAGAATAAGTCGAAGGGCCTGCTAGTCGTATCCTTTGGCGGAACTGAAGCCGGAAGCTGGAATGATTGGAAGTCAAATTTTCGCTGGACCCAATTGTGGCAAAAAGACGAATACACTGTGTTGGGGTCAAGCTATGTTCGTTCGTTTGCCGAAGAACTCGCGCGGAGGAGAACCCAGCCAGGTCAAGAATACCTCGGGAAGGTGACGCTGATCTCAACCGGTCACTCTCTGGGTGCGGGGTTAGCCGAAAAGTTCGCGTATTCTCTGCCCGCTCGCGAGTTCGGTATACAGCATGTGGACACAGTGTTCGCCTTCGATACATCTCCTGTGACAACGTTCCTAAACACGGCGCGGAACGTTCGGCAAGAAAATGTGATCGGCCTAAAGATCGTTAGGATTTACGAGCGTGGGGAGGGACTGGCAATTGTCCGTGCGATAGCGAGTGTCGTGCATAAGCCATCCACGGTGAACCCTGAAGTGAGTCAGCGTCGTTACAACTTATTTGGTGATGACCGTTTCGGCACCACCAACCCAGTAGCGAGCCATTCGATTGCAGAACTAGCTGAGGGCCTAAAGAAAGTTGCTGCCGGCTCGAATTAG